In a genomic window of Cynocephalus volans isolate mCynVol1 chromosome 1, mCynVol1.pri, whole genome shotgun sequence:
- the CAVIN2 gene encoding caveolae-associated protein 2 — MGEDAAQAEKFQHPGFDMEQEKPPSPSPMPSSTPSPSLNLGHTEEAIRDNSQVNAVTVLTLLDKLVNMLDAVQENQHKMEQRQISLEGSVKGIQNDLTKLSKYQASTSNTVSKLLEKSRKVSAHTRAVKERMERQCAQVKRLENNHAQLLRRNHFKVLIFQEENEIPASVFAKEPVSSPAEGKEELAGEDKSLEETLHTVALSSDDELPHGEEALEDSAEEKTEESRAEKIKRSSLRKVDSLKKAFSRQNIEKKMNKLGTKIVSVERREKIKKSLTPNHQKISSGKGSAFKVSPLTFGRKKVREGESPAENETKWEDMPSSEQMPTDQEEGSLAEGLSEASLPGALGDGERAEEAAEKLALRGSNSGMDSNIDLTIMEDEEDESVALEQAQKVRYEGGYVLKSEETERSDEEPAQPAVLRVHQTA, encoded by the exons ATGGGAGAGGACGCTGCACAAGCCGAAAAATTCCAGCACCCGGGTTTTGACATGGAGCAGGAGAAACCACCGAGCCCCAGTCCGATGCCCTCCTCCACGCCGAGCCCCAGCCTGAACCTGGGGCACACGGAGGAGGCCATCCGGGACAACTCGCAGGTGAACGCCGTCACGGTGCTCACGCTCCTGGACAAGCTGGTGAACATGCTGGACGCGGTGCAGGAGAATCAGCACAAGATGGAGCAGCGGCAGATCAGCCTGGAGGGCTCCGTGAAGGGCATCCAGAACGACCTCACCAAGCTTTCCAAGTACCAGGCCTCCACCAGCAACACGGTGAGCAAGCTGCTGGAGAAGTCCCGCAAGGTCAGCGCCCACACGCGCGCGGTCAAGGAGCGCATGGAGAGGCAGTGCGCGCAGGTGAAGCGGCTGGAGAACAACCACGCCCAGCTCCTTAGACGCAACCATTTCAAAGTGCTCATCTTTCAG GAAGAAAATGAGATCCCTGCCAGTGTGTTTGCGAAGGAGCCAGTTTCTAGCCCGGCGGAAGGGAAGGAGGAGCTTGCTGGTGAGGACAAGTCCCTGGAGGAAACCCTGCACACGGTGGCCCTCTCGTCAGATGATGAATTGCCCCACGGTGAGGAGGCCTTGGAAGACAGTGCAGAGGAAAAGACGGAGGAAAGCAGGgcagagaagataaaaagatCCAGCCTCAGGAAAGTGGATAGCCTCAAGAAAGCCTTTTCTCGCCAGAACATTGAGAAAAAGATGAACAAGCTGGGCACAAAGATCGTATCtgtagagaggagagagaagattaAGAAATCTCTCACGCCAAATCACCAGAAAATATCCTCAGGGAAAGGCTCCGCCTTCAAGGTTTCTCCCCTCACTTTTGGTCGGAAGAAAGTCCGAGAGGGAGAGAGCCCTGCAGAGAATGAGACCAAGTGGGAAGACATGCCTAGCAGTGAGCAGATGCCCACCGACCAGGAGGAGGGCTCGCTCGCAGAGGGCCTTTCCGAGGCGTCCCTCCCCGGAGCCCTGGGGGACGGCGAGAGGGCAGAGGAGGCTGCTGAGAAGTTGGCCTTGAGGGGAAGTAACTCGGGGATGGACAGCAACATCGACCTGACTATTATGGAAGATGAAGAAGACGAGTCAGTGGCTCTGGAACAGGCGCAGAAGGTGCGCTACGAAGGTGGCTACGTGCTAAAGTCCGAGGAGACAGAGCGGTCGGATGAGGAGCCCGCGCAGCCGGCTGTGCTGCGAGTGCACCAGACCGCCTGA